In Thermostichus vulcanus str. 'Rupite', the sequence GTGGGGCTATCAACCGGGGGATTGGCGGCGGCAGATTGCTGCAGGAAGCGGGCGTCCTGACTTTATCATCTGTGCAAATGGCATGGATGAGCCTCACATGAATTATTTGATCATCGAGGTCAAAGCGCCGAAGAAAAAGCTAAAAAATCATACTTGGCAGCTGGGCACCTACCTTAGACAGACTCACTCAATCTTTGGCCTGCTAACCAATGGTTTAGAATTTGAGATTTACTACAATAACAATCTGGAAATTATTTGCCTAGCTCACCTTGACAAAAAGGCATTTGTTGATAAGTTTAATATCCTAAGCAAGATTCTAGGCCGTCAGACTTGCCTTCTCATAACTCGCCAACTCCAGTCTCTCCACCGTTCTTTTCATGCTAAGTTGTATCCACGTCTTCGTCAAATATTTCCCGAGTCTAGACAAATTGGTTCCCTACTCTTGCCGGATCCTCTACAAACCAGCCTGAAGGAAACTAAGACCGTGATCATCACAGTATTTAACAACAAAGGTGGGGTTGGCAAAACCACAACCACGATTAACGTGGCTGCTGCCCTTAGCAAGTTGGGCAAGAGAGTGCTTTTAATCGATATCGATCCTCAAGCAAATCTGACTACTGGATTAGGTATTAATCCTCTTGAGGATATTGAGCTAAAATCCGGAAAGGATGTTACCCATTTGTTAACTGAGCCGAAAGTTAAGATAGAAGAAGTAGCTATCTCCAAAAGGTGGCAAGATGTCAAACTGGATATTATTCCATCTCATATTCGTCTAAGTGATATGGAAGCCACCTTGATTCAGATGATTAATTCTGATCAAGTTTTGGTAAGGAAACTCAGCAAGATAGGTTCAGCCTATGATTATATTTTTATCGATACACCTCCTTCTTTTGGCAAGGTTAACACTATCTCCTTAATGGCATCCGATAGAGTCTTAATTCCGACTCAGCTAGCCCCCTATCCAATTCGTGCCCTTGAGTACGTAATGAATAGGATTATGGCTGTTCATGATGCTCGTGAGCGGCCTCTTTCCATTCTAGGTGTGGTGATCAGTAT encodes:
- a CDS encoding AAA family ATPase → MKADISITQILQSVSVHISEEGLEKELIIPLLELWGYQPGDWRRQIAAGSGRPDFIICANGMDEPHMNYLIIEVKAPKKKLKNHTWQLGTYLRQTHSIFGLLTNGLEFEIYYNNNLEIICLAHLDKKAFVDKFNILSKILGRQTCLLITRQLQSLHRSFHAKLYPRLRQIFPESRQIGSLLLPDPLQTSLKETKTVIITVFNNKGGVGKTTTTINVAAALSKLGKRVLLIDIDPQANLTTGLGINPLEDIELKSGKDVTHLLTEPKVKIEEVAISKRWQDVKLDIIPSHIRLSDMEATLIQMINSDQVLVRKLSKIGSAYDYIFIDTPPSFGKVNTISLMASDRVLIPTQLAPYPIRALEYVMNRIMAVHDARERPLSILGVVISMYSRLAVRQTREMLDEVDKVLQKHPMGREVRVFPEDTWIPQRNIVANSPAKGYPLSYAEWLSWTYGDQGLLRPESC